A region of the Acidimicrobiales bacterium genome:
GGTGGACGGCGAGTGGTGGACGCTGCTCGCGGAGTCCTCGGGTCGGCTACTGCTCGAGGTCTCGCCCGACGACGTGGACGCGCTGGCCGACCTGTTCGCCGGGATCGACCATGTCCGCATCGGAACGGTCACCACGGATGGCGCGTTGCGGATCGCGCTGGGAGGCGGGACCGTGCTCGACGTCGGGGTGGCGGACCTCGCCCGGAGCTGGGGGATCGAAGCGTGAGCGCTCCACCGGTCGCCGTGCTCCACGCCCCCGGAACCAACCGGGACGGTGAGGCGGTCCGTGCTCTCGTCGCCGCCGGGGCCGAGGCGCGGGTGGTGTTACTGGGTGAGCCGCTGGCGTCGTATGCCGCGGTGTGCGTGCCCGGCGGGTTCTCCTTCGGTGACAGCCTCGGCGCTGGTGCACGTTTCGCCTTCGAGGTCGGCGACGTCCTGCGGGCCGTCGCGGCCCGGGGTGCGCCGATCCTCGGGATCTGCAACGGTTTCCAGGTGCTCGTTCGTACCGGACTCCTCGGCGGTGCCCCCGGCGATGCCGATGCGGACGCCGACAGCGACGCCGGAGCCGACACCCACCACCCACTGAGCCGCACGGTGACTCTCACCCACAACCAGTCGGGTCGTTTCGAGTGCCGCTGGGTGAACCTCGTCGTGGACCCGGACTCGCGCGCCGAGTTGGTCGGGGCCGGTGTCTCTCGGTTCTCGTGCCCGGTCGCGCACGGCGAGGGCCGACTCGCTGTGCGCGACATCGCCGTGGCGGGGGCTCTGGCCGCCGGTGGTCGGGTGCTCGTGCGCTACGGCGACGCGACGGGCGCACCAGCCGGCGGGGCCTATCCCGCCAACCCGAACGGGTCGGTCGACGACATCGCCGGGCTGTGCGACGCCACCGGTCACATCTGGGGCCTCATGCCCCACCCCGAGGACAACATCGCCGCCGTGCACCACCACGACCGACCCGGTGCGCCGGGCGCAGGTGGCGGCCTGGCCTTCTTCGAGGCGTTCGTCGACCGTGCTCGCTGAGATCGACGCCACCGGGCTTCCGCTCGTGCGGCGCGGGAAGGTCCGCGACGTGTTCGCCGCCGGCGATGACCGACTCGTCCTCGTGGCGACGGACCGTCTCAGCGCCTTCGACACGGTGCTCGGATGCGTTCCCGGCAAGGGACGGGTCCTCACAGCCGTGAGCGCCTGGTGGTTCGAGCAGTTGCGTCCCGTGGTGGCCCACCATCTCATCGACGTCCCCCACCCGGCCGTCTCGGTCGTGCACCGGTGCGAGACGCTCCCCGTCGAAGTGGTCGTCCGCGGGTACCTGACCGGCGTGACGTCGACGTCGATGTGGACGCGCTACGAAAAGGGCCAGCGGGTCATCGACGGGATCAGGCTCCCCGACGGTCTCGAGCGCAACTCCAGGCTTCCCCGTCCGTTCGTGACGCCGACCACCAAGGCACCCGACGGCGCCCACGACGAGCCGCTGTCGGTGGCGGAGGTAGCGGAGCGCGGCCTCGTCGCCCCGTCGCTGTGGGCCGATGTCGTCGACATCGCCCTGCACCTGTTCGCGCGGGGCACCGCCCTTGCGTCCACCCGTGGTCTCGTCCTCGTCGACACCAAGTACGAGTTCGGGGTCCTCGATGGTCGTCCCGTTCTGATCGACGAGGTCCACACCCCCGATTCGAGTCGATTCTGGGACGGGCGAGTCGATCCGGCACCGGACGCCAACATGGACAAGGAGATCGTCCGGCGCTGGTACGCCGCGCAGGGCTACCGCGGTGAGGGGGACCCCCCGCCGATGTCGCCCGAACTCGTCGCCCGCGTGGCTGACGCCTACGGCGAGGTCGCCGAGCGCCTGTGCGGGCGCCCCCCCGTCGTCGCCGACGAGGACGGCGAGGAGGACGCCGTGCGAGAGGTCGTGCGCGAACTGACCGGAGGTCAGACATGAGTGATGCGACGACGGTCGGTGTCGTCATGGGGTCCACATCGGACTGGCCGACGATGCGGCGCTGCGCAGAGGTGCTCGCCGAACTCGGTGTCGCCTACGAGGCGAGGGTCGTGTCGGCGCACCGGACGCCGGACCTGTTGAGCGAGTACGGACGCACCGCCGCCGCCCGAGGTCTCGCCGTGATCGTCGCAGGAGCCGGCGGGGCTGCGCACCTGCCGGGCATGCTCGCGAGCCACACCACGGTCCCCGTCGTCGGGGTGCCGATCCGGTCCCGCGTGCTCGCAGGTGTCGATTCGCTGCTGTCGATCGTGCAGATGCCGGCGGGTGTGCCCGTTGCGACCATGTCGATCGGTGACGCCGGAGCGACCAACGCCGGGCTCTTCGCCGCTGCGATCGTGGCCCGCGACGTCCCGGAGGTCGCCGCGGCGCTCGCCGCCCGACGCGCCGAGATGGAGGCTGGTGTCCTCGCCGCGGAGCTGGAGGATCTGCCCTGAGTACCGACGTCGGTCGGATCGGGATCCTCGGTGACGGCCAGCTCGGCCGGATGCTCGCGCTCGCCGCGCGCCACATGGGAGCCCGCGTCGTGTGCGTGGGGCGCGACGGTGCGAGTTCGCCCGCGGCCCCGGTTTGCGACGACGCTCTGGCCTGGAACGACGACCCGGCGGCGCTCGTCGCCGAGCTGTCGCGGCGGACCGACGTCGTGACGTTCGAGTTCGAGAGCGTGCCCGTGGATCTCCTCGACGCCCTCGGGGCCTCGGCGGTCGAGTGCCGCCCCGCTCCGGGGGTCGTGTCCGTGGCGGCCGACCGGACACGCGAGAAGGCGCTGTTCGTGGCGACGGACGTGCCCACCGTCGCCCATCACGGGGCCGACGGTCGC
Encoded here:
- the purQ gene encoding phosphoribosylformylglycinamidine synthase I, which translates into the protein MSAPPVAVLHAPGTNRDGEAVRALVAAGAEARVVLLGEPLASYAAVCVPGGFSFGDSLGAGARFAFEVGDVLRAVAARGAPILGICNGFQVLVRTGLLGGAPGDADADADSDAGADTHHPLSRTVTLTHNQSGRFECRWVNLVVDPDSRAELVGAGVSRFSCPVAHGEGRLAVRDIAVAGALAAGGRVLVRYGDATGAPAGGAYPANPNGSVDDIAGLCDATGHIWGLMPHPEDNIAAVHHHDRPGAPGAGGGLAFFEAFVDRAR
- a CDS encoding phosphoribosylaminoimidazolesuccinocarboxamide synthase gives rise to the protein MLAEIDATGLPLVRRGKVRDVFAAGDDRLVLVATDRLSAFDTVLGCVPGKGRVLTAVSAWWFEQLRPVVAHHLIDVPHPAVSVVHRCETLPVEVVVRGYLTGVTSTSMWTRYEKGQRVIDGIRLPDGLERNSRLPRPFVTPTTKAPDGAHDEPLSVAEVAERGLVAPSLWADVVDIALHLFARGTALASTRGLVLVDTKYEFGVLDGRPVLIDEVHTPDSSRFWDGRVDPAPDANMDKEIVRRWYAAQGYRGEGDPPPMSPELVARVADAYGEVAERLCGRPPVVADEDGEEDAVREVVRELTGGQT
- the purE gene encoding 5-(carboxyamino)imidazole ribonucleotide mutase yields the protein MSDATTVGVVMGSTSDWPTMRRCAEVLAELGVAYEARVVSAHRTPDLLSEYGRTAAARGLAVIVAGAGGAAHLPGMLASHTTVPVVGVPIRSRVLAGVDSLLSIVQMPAGVPVATMSIGDAGATNAGLFAAAIVARDVPEVAAALAARRAEMEAGVLAAELEDLP